GCTGATTAAGATCTGAAGTTCTCTGAGTGATCCAAGTATCCTTGGAATCATCGTTGGATGTAACATCCAATCTAAATACGATAATGACCTTTTATGGGCGAAAAGGACCTCCTTGTTCGAGAATGGGGGTTGTGTGTTGGCTAGCATGGACATTCCAAGGATCACCATCGCAGGTGAACGGAGCAGTGTTGGGAAATCCACCATCACAGTGGGCATACTCCTCTCACTCCAGAGAAGAGGTATGATACCCCAACCATTCAAAGCAGGACCCGATTTCTTGGACCCAATGCATCATTCAATTCTATTGGAAAGAGTGTCCAGGAATCTGGATACCTGGATGTTCCCCCAGGCCGTCGAGGAAATATTCGTCCGCGGTTCGATTGGGGCCGACATCTCTGTGATAGAGGGGGTTATGGGGCTATATGATGGATATGACGGACGCTCCGAGGAAGGATCTACAGCCCATCTATCCAAGGTGCTTGAGTCCCCGGTCATACTGGTCCTTGATGCTTCGGGCTCGTCGAGAAGCATCGGTGCGGTAGCCCTGGGATTCAAGCAGTTCGACAAGGATGTTAACATCGCAGGTGTGATCTTCAACCACGTGGGGAGCCAAAGGCATCTGGAGATGCTTGAGGACTCATTGAAGGGGACAGAATCACTGGGCGGGATCCCACGAGTCGATTCTATCGAATTGGAAAGTAGACACCTCGGACTCGTTCCAGCCGAAGAGGATCTCGACCGCGATAAGTATGAGAGGATAAGACGGACGATCGAGGACAATCTTGACATGGATCTACTTGTGGACATCGCTAGATCCGCCGATGAATTGGAAATATTTTCTCCCATTGAGGCGAGTGGAAGCGAAATTAAGGCCACCATAGGAGTCGCCATGGACGAGGCCTTCAACTTCTACTATCAAGATAACTTTGATCTGCTGCAAAGGAGAGGAGCAGAGATAGTCTACTTCTCACCCCTCCATGATAACCTTCCGGATGTTGACGGTCTCTATTTTGGAGGAGGGTATCCCGAGATCTTCGCCGCAAATCTTGAGAAGAACAAGGATCTGAGGAGAGATGTGAAACGAATGTCATCGGATGGAATGCCCATTTATGCCGAGTGCGGAGGAATGATGTATCTCTGCCATTCAGTCACCGATATGGAGGGCAATGAACGAGGGATGGTGGGAGTGTTCGACGCCAAAGTGGAGATGACTAAGCAACTCCAGGCACTGGGTTATGTTGAGGTGGAGGTCCTCAAAGACACCCCAATATCGCCAGCCGGCGGAAGTTCTCGAGGTCATGTCTTCCACTTCTCTCGTGTAGTGGAATGCAACGAGACCGAATTCGCCTATCGCCTTCACAAGAACAAGGGAATTGATGGAAGAATGGATGGATTCATCTCAGGAAATACCCTTTCGGCCTATACCCATCTTCACTTTGCCTCGTGTCCCAATTTTGCCAGCTACTTCGTGGATTCATGTGCTAAATACCGGAGGTCGTGACGTTGCCAGATGAGAATATCGATCCTCAGAAAATTGACTTCGATAATATTGTGGAAGAGGAGGTACGCAGGGGTCAGATCGGTCCGAATCTAGAATGCGCCTACTATCCATGTCACTTTCCGGGTCTGGACTGCAGCCTCTGCTTCTGCCCATTCTATCCCTGCGAGGATGATGACCTGGGAGAATTCGTCGAATCAAAAAGGGGTGGTTTGGTATGGAGTTGTTCCAAATGCCTTTGGATACACAGAGGTTCGGTAGCGAGGGAGTCTATCCCCCTACTCCAAGATAGTGATATCAGGGCTTCGAGGGAAGAGCTGGAATCCATAAGATCCGAGATCGAGAGAAGACATCCCAAGCGGGCAAGGTCACTGATGGTACTGGGGGCAACATCGGGTGCAGGTAAATCCTTGACCGTGGCAGCCCTTTGCAGGATCTTCTCAAACCTTGGATACGATGTCTCACCCTTCAAATCCCAGAATATGTCCTTGAACTCCATGGTCACCCCTGAGGGGGAGGAGATAGCCCGCATTCAGGTACTCCAGGCAATGGCGGCAAGGAAGGAACCCAATGCTCACATGAACCCCATATTAGTGAAGCCGAAGGGAGACAGAACTTCTCAGATCATTGTAGAAGGTAGACCCTACAAGGATATTGATGTAGAAGATTACTACAACGATTTCACTCTGACCGAAGGCGTGGAGATTATTCGCCGCAGCTTTGATTTTCTATCGCGTTCGAACGACATCGTGGTCGGCGAGGGCGCAGGGAGCCCAGCCGAGATAAACATCTACGATGTGGAGATAGCCAACATGAAGACCGCGGAAATCATGGGTGCGGCCTGCATTCTTGTTGTGAACATCGAATGGGGAGGATCATTCGCCCACATTCTTGGCACACTCGGCCTTCTGAAGGAAGAGCATAGGAGGATGTTCAAAGGGGTCATAATCAATAACATGAGGGGGCATCCTGACCTCCTGAGGGAAGGTATAGTCAAGATCGAGAAGCTCACTGGAGTACCGGTGTTGGGAGTTGTTCCCCACGTTGATCTTTACCTTCCTGATGAGGACTCCATGGGGCTCTCCTCGATGAGAAAGGAAGGTTCCAATATCGACATTGGTGTAATCCGCTTACCCATGATATCGAACTATACCGACTTCGATGCTCTTGGTTTGGAAAAGGATGTGTCAGTCATATTTATTGACAAACCCAAGGACCTTCAGAAAGTCAACGCGATAATCATTCCTGGAAGCAAGAACTCGGTGGCTGACCTGATATGGATGAAGAAGACGGGACTCTTCGATACAATCAGGGAACTTGAGGGAAAGGTCCCGATACTGGGAATTTGCGGAGGTTTCCAGATCATGGGAATGAGAATACTCGACCCCGAAAGCCTTGAAGGGCAAGCTGGGCCAGAGGTAGAGGGCCTTGAACTTCTCGATTGTGAGACTCGGTTCGATGCCTATGACAAGCGCACTGTCCAGGTCAATGGCCAGCTACTCGTGGACGGGAGTCTAGGTGCGGTCAAGGGATACGAGATACATATGGGAAAGACCGATATTGGAGATTGTTCTCCGCTGTTCCAGATCGAAGAGAACGGCGAATTAAGACCAGAGGGAGCAGTTTCCAGGGACAAGATGTGCATGGGCACCTACTTGCATGGACTCTTTGACCTCCCATCCTTCAGAAGGTTCTTCCTGGAACTGGTAACGAAATCCGAGCGTGATGGAGATATCGAAGATCATGACAGGCTTGTCGAAGAGAACCTAGATAAGCTTGCAGAAGCGGTCCAGAATAACATTGAAATGGATGTTCTCCTCAAAATATTGAAGCTTTAGATGCAACTTCCCATTTCGGATCTCTTGTTTCTCATCAGCGCAACACTTGAACGATTCTCACAGGCGAGCAGGTATTTTCAGAGCGCCCCAATGGGCTTCTTCAAAAGTTTTAATAGGATGGCCACGATAAGCAACTGAACAGGGGTTAACCTCTATCTATACTTATTCCGAATTGGGGTAATCAGATGTCCATGACCGGAGGGAAAGTTGGATCACAGGCGACCGGGATGAGTGCTTCGAAACAGGGCGGTAGCATTCTCGAAGCCTATGAGGATTTTAGGAACTTCGTGCGAAAAGTTGCACAGGAACCTGGACCTGTGATGTCAGAAACGGACCCCGAGGTTTCCAAGAAAGCCTCAGAGATCAAGATCTATACAGAGGATTATATCGACGCCTTCATTGCCTGCACCAAGGTGAAGACCATCCTTGCCCACAAGTTCATTGCTAAGCTTATAGATGCTGGCAAGACTTGGCAGGCAGAGTTCGGCTCCGATGAGCAGAAGATAACAGGGAACGACGTCGAAATCGGTCTTGAGGCCTTCTTCCTGTCAACGGGGGAGAAGCTACTCGTGAGGAAGAGGGGAAACTTCGGCATCGTTTACTATTTTGGCTGGTACGAGACCAAACCGCTCATAATGAGGACAATCAATCTTCTGGAATTCGGCAAGACTTCTGAAGGTTATCAGATTGTGAACACGGATTTCAATCAGACCAAGGAAGCAATCCTGGAATACCTAGAAATCCAGTAATCATACTCGTCTATTGGGCAACTTCAATACAACACTTTCTTCTATTTGCAGTTAGAATATGAATATCGTGAAAGACGGTGAGACGCGTTGGTCTTTTCCAGACCTCACATCGGCACTTGAGTGGACGAGGGAGAGGAACGACCAGGGGATCAGGTGCATTCTTTCACCACATGGTGAGTGCAGCACCACCATAGGAGCTTCTCAAAACGCTCTCGACGATCTCGTTTCATGCGCCAAGAGAATCTATGAGGAGAAAGTCAATGCCTCTCTTGCGGTGAAGCTAACAACTATCGGAGCCATGTTCGATAAACAGCTCTGCCGAGATTATCTCGTTGTACTCTTCGAAGATGCAACCGAGAACTATGTCGATCTTGAGATCGACATGGAATCAATGGCGTTCGTGGAATTCACGATAGATGTTGTGAACTCCTGCCTTGCAGATTACCCCTTGACATTGAGTCTGCAGGCTTACCTGGACCGCACTCGGGACGATATTTATAACGCGGTGCGAAGAGGGGGCTTGGTCAGGCTGGTGAAGGGTGCATATTCGGGCGATATTTCTGATTCTAACGACATCCAGGAGCGCTTTAGAGAATTGGCGGAAATTCTTCTTATAAGGCGAGAAGAATTCAAGATCGCTACGCATGATCCAGATATCATAGAATGGATGAAAAAGACCACTTCGAACCAGAAGGAGAAAGTGGAATTCTCGTTCTTGAAGGGTCTTGCCGATGCAACCAAACTCGATTTGGTGCAGAAAGGTTGGAAAGTATCCGAGTACATACCGTTTGGTCCTGGTGGAGAATCGTATGAGGAACGAAGGAAGTCCTATCTTAAAACTCTCAATGGGATGGGCAGGTCTCCAGCACCCTAGCCAGCGAAAGAATAATCAATTGTCCAACTGCATTAGCAATCATGGCCATCAAGCCCAGTCGCCTCAAGAAAGGTGACACCATCGGTGTCGTTGCACCTTCCAATTCAGCGTCACTTATCAATCCAGAAATTATCGACATTGGCATAAAGAAACTGGAGTCTAAAGGGTTCACACTCCGTTTTGGCAACAATATTCAAGAGAAGCGGGGACACACTGCCGGAACCGTCCAGCAACGCCTCGAGGATCTCATGAACATGTTCGAGGACCCTGAGGTTGACGCAATCATGTCTGTTATGGGCGGGTTCAACTCTCATCAGCTCCTTCATTACATCGATTATGAGGTGATCAGGGAGAACCCCAAGGTCTTCATTGGGTTCTCTGATATCACCGCCCTGAGCAACGCTTTCCTATCAAGATCGGGACTAATCAATTTCTCTGGTCCAGCATTCGTTACTTTCTGCCAGCCCGATCTTCCTGAATATACCGAGAAATATTTTGACGAGATTCTGATCGAGGGCAAGAGGTCTACTATCCGCGCATCAGAGGAATGGGCAGAGGACGCTTGGTGGAGAGAACCAATCAACTATGGAAAGAGGGAGTGGAAGGCAAATCCGGGCTGGGACGTTTTCCGATCGGGAATTGCTGAGGGTTCCTGCGTGGGAGGCAAT
The genomic region above belongs to Methanomassiliicoccales archaeon and contains:
- the cobB gene encoding hydrogenobyrinic acid a,c-diamide synthase (glutamine-hydrolyzing), with translation MASMDIPRITIAGERSSVGKSTITVGILLSLQRRGMIPQPFKAGPDFLDPMHHSILLERVSRNLDTWMFPQAVEEIFVRGSIGADISVIEGVMGLYDGYDGRSEEGSTAHLSKVLESPVILVLDASGSSRSIGAVALGFKQFDKDVNIAGVIFNHVGSQRHLEMLEDSLKGTESLGGIPRVDSIELESRHLGLVPAEEDLDRDKYERIRRTIEDNLDMDLLVDIARSADELEIFSPIEASGSEIKATIGVAMDEAFNFYYQDNFDLLQRRGAEIVYFSPLHDNLPDVDGLYFGGGYPEIFAANLEKNKDLRRDVKRMSSDGMPIYAECGGMMYLCHSVTDMEGNERGMVGVFDAKVEMTKQLQALGYVEVEVLKDTPISPAGGSSRGHVFHFSRVVECNETEFAYRLHKNKGIDGRMDGFISGNTLSAYTHLHFASCPNFASYFVDSCAKYRRS
- a CDS encoding cobyric acid synthase; translation: MPDENIDPQKIDFDNIVEEEVRRGQIGPNLECAYYPCHFPGLDCSLCFCPFYPCEDDDLGEFVESKRGGLVWSCSKCLWIHRGSVARESIPLLQDSDIRASREELESIRSEIERRHPKRARSLMVLGATSGAGKSLTVAALCRIFSNLGYDVSPFKSQNMSLNSMVTPEGEEIARIQVLQAMAARKEPNAHMNPILVKPKGDRTSQIIVEGRPYKDIDVEDYYNDFTLTEGVEIIRRSFDFLSRSNDIVVGEGAGSPAEINIYDVEIANMKTAEIMGAACILVVNIEWGGSFAHILGTLGLLKEEHRRMFKGVIINNMRGHPDLLREGIVKIEKLTGVPVLGVVPHVDLYLPDEDSMGLSSMRKEGSNIDIGVIRLPMISNYTDFDALGLEKDVSVIFIDKPKDLQKVNAIIIPGSKNSVADLIWMKKTGLFDTIRELEGKVPILGICGGFQIMGMRILDPESLEGQAGPEVEGLELLDCETRFDAYDKRTVQVNGQLLVDGSLGAVKGYEIHMGKTDIGDCSPLFQIEENGELRPEGAVSRDKMCMGTYLHGLFDLPSFRRFFLELVTKSERDGDIEDHDRLVEENLDKLAEAVQNNIEMDVLLKILKL
- a CDS encoding LD-carboxypeptidase, giving the protein MAIKPSRLKKGDTIGVVAPSNSASLINPEIIDIGIKKLESKGFTLRFGNNIQEKRGHTAGTVQQRLEDLMNMFEDPEVDAIMSVMGGFNSHQLLHYIDYEVIRENPKVFIGFSDITALSNAFLSRSGLINFSGPAFVTFCQPDLPEYTEKYFDEILIEGKRSTIRASEEWAEDAWWREPINYGKREWKANPGWDVFRSGIAEGSCVGGNISTLMLLAGTDYWPDMEGSILFLDEDDGETPQTIDRYLTQLRHIGVYDEISGMVLGRLPTKVGFSKEDTLSMILEEATRGYDFPIVSGVDFAHTDPIITIPLGVRCMVDAYNQRIELMESAVR